One genomic window of Trichomycterus rosablanca isolate fTriRos1 chromosome 1, fTriRos1.hap1, whole genome shotgun sequence includes the following:
- the wu:fc23c09 gene encoding wu:fc23c09, with product MRIILLVWIFAEVARTLVLQPSLNGSVLQNSSLVGETWTEWNPDDHHPHHAVKEEVLKWEKEPGTQITVTIKKDEETDTVHSMNMEKEKHKLLQQKEKILIEEQGRHNEDTTGQEEEQGKQVAHKTVFVMRVNKTGDEKQINMFDKRVKNSNLTKETSLEENEDGRPSFSPPTVHPIFNQNSSSPTTHFSQSFSPTTISPSSTTTQNSSAIKFNPEAKDQNMSLSTTEPNHFSFKTITYSPLSNVNSTSDDSYMAQTETNSKPHPKKTDDVALTAMTARAGKTVTSLPRIFKPKPQSKHPNAKKKEKQMIKLKPKKKEKKTNTKPVKKVKQMKKIKQEKHEVTTGSHFPYFEDHYCPPHCNCYGRVVQCSDKELENIPYGIPYNSRYILLMNNRINRIPLGLFSEYLSMEFLVLSNNRLTDSSTEGAFENIQALKRLYMERNLLQSVPADLPVSLEELRLDGNRLKVMSETVWSCCPRLLILSLSNNSLESGSSSIPDGVFSPLSSLRTLSLSHNSLTSIPQHLPLSLQELYLRGNFIQRFQAGVFQGKAQLLVLDLSGNKLTNKGLGKDAFINATRLESLNLEGNVLKQVPSHLPHTLKILNLEGNSISSISKAALLSLPHLEHLGLARNKIFKVVPGVFRVLPLLYQLDLSHNMLHQVPRQLPAWLMYIALNNNKIQTIPRDAFCSVQQTEDPKNRLVKVQLENNLLDLTRLDSLTLSCLRGFQVVHFY from the exons ATGAGAATAATTTTGTTGGTCTGGATCTTTGCTGAGGTCGCTAGGACTTTAGTGCTTCAGCCAA GTCTGAATGGATCAGTGCTGCAGAATTCCTCATTGGTGGGTGAGACCTGGACTGAGTGGAATCCTGATGACCATCATCCTCATCATGCAGTGAAGGAAGAAGTGCTAAAATGGGAAAAAGAGCCTGGAACTCAGATCActgttacaattaaaaaagaTGAGGAGACAGACACTGTACACAGCATGAACATggagaaagaaaaacataaacttCTACAGCAAAAGGAGAAAATATTAATAGAGGAGCAGGGAAGACATAATGAGGATACAACAGGCCAAGAGGAAGAACAGGGGAAACAAGTGGCTCACAAGACAGTGTTCGTTATGAGAGTGAATAAGACTGGagatgaaaaacaaattaacatgtttGATAAAAGGGTTAAAAATTCAAATTTAACAAAGGAGACCTCCCTGGAAGAGAACGAGGATGGACGTCCATCTTTTTCACCACCAACAGTTCATCCAATTTTTAATCAGAATAGCAGTTCTCCCACCACTCACTTCTCTCAGTCTTTCTCACCCACCACAATTTCACCTTCGTCTACTACAACACAAAATTCATCTGCTATTAAGTTTAACCCTGAAGCTAAAGACCAAAATATGTCCCTTTCCACCACTGAACCAAATCACTtttcatttaaaacaataacataCAGTCCATTGAGCAATGTAAACAGCACCAGTGATGACTCCTATATGGCTCAGACTGAAACCAATTCCAAACCCCACCCCAAAAAGACAGATGATGTTGCTCTAACAGCGATGACAGCTCGGGCTGGCAAAACAGTCACAAGTTTACCCAGAATCTTCAAACCCAAGCCACAAAGCAAACATCcaaatgcaaaaaagaaagaaaaacagatgataaaactaaaacccaaaaagaaagaaaagaaaaccaaTACAAAGCCTGTGAAAAAAGTGAAGCAGATGAAAAAGATAAAACAGGAAAAACATGAGGTGACCACTGGGTCACATTTCCCTTACTTTGAAGATCACTACTGCCCACCACACTGCAACTGCTATGGGAG GGTGGTGCAATGCTCAGACAAAGAGCTTGAAAATATTCCTTATGGCATTCCATACAACTCCCGCTACATCCTCCTCATGAACAACCGCATTAACAGAATTCCACTGGGGCTTTTCTCTGAATACCTTTCCATGGAATTTCTAGTGCTCAGCAACAACCGTCTGACAGACAGTTCCACTGAGGGTGCCTTTGAGAATATACAGGCTCTAAAGAGGCTCTATATGGAGCGGAACCTCCTCCAGAGTGTCCCTGCTGACCTGCcggtctcattggaggagcttcgTCTTGATGGGAACAGACTGAAAGTTATGTCAGAAACTGTCTGGTCTTGCTGTCCAAGGCTGCTCATTCTCAGCTTGAGCAACAACAGTTTAGAGAGTGGCTCATCCTCGAtccctgatggagttttttcaCCACTAAGTAGTCTTCGCACTCTCAGCCTCTCGCACAACAGTCTCACTTCCATCCCCCAGCACCTACCACTTAGCCTTCAAGAGCTTTACCTTCGTGGCAACTTTATTCAACGCTTCCAGGCAGGAGTTTTTCAAGGCAAGGCACAGCTCCTGGTGCTGGACCTTAGCGGCAATAAGCTGACCAACAAGGGCTTAGGAAAGGACGCGTTTATTAATGCCACCCGCTTAGAGAGTCTTAACCTGGAAGGGAATGTTTTGAAACAAGTCCCTAGCCACCTTCCACACACTCTAAAGATACTTAACTTAGAAGGGAACTCCATCTCTAGCATCAGCAAGGCCGCATTACTGTCTCTGCCACACCTGGAGCACCTTGGCCTGGCACGCAACAAGATCTTCAAGGTTGTGCCTGGAGTGTTTCGGGTGCTGCCGTTGCTGTACCAGCTGGATCTTAGCCACAACATGCTGCATCAGGTCCCACGTCAGCTCCCAGCCTGGCTTATGTACATTGCCCTCAACAATAACAAGATTCAGACAATCCCTCGAGATGCGTTTTGTTCGGTCCAACAAACTGAGGACCCCAAAAATCGTTTGGTGAAGGTGCAGCTGGAGAACAATCTTTTAGACTTGACCAGGCTGGACAGCCTAACTTTGAGCTGTCTAAGGGGATTTCAGGTTGTGCACTTCTACTAA